gaaaccaaccaccgtttttaataggtaaaaacgtaacaaggAAAAGCGAAAAGCGGACTATATTTGTGCCTAGTCCCCACACAAGGTATACATCATCTTTCTactaacttttgtgaggatcggtctataattgaccCCCATATAACCActatattagaaaaatattttattgtcaaataTTGATGGTGGGAATACAAGAATCGACACATCCGAATATAaccctcttacttgttatacccttcaccttcgtgagaagggtatatataagtttgtcattccgtttgtaattttcacaaaaaaaaaaatcaaaaaacaaaaaaaaaaattaaaatttaaaaaaaaaaatttaaaatttaaacaataaaaattaaaaaaaaaatttaaaatatagcactcttacttgtttttattagttttaggTGAAAttttaaggccctaattttgtaaatcacgtcatgatttacaaaattagggcctaagttTTCCTTTTGAAGTGATGTTTAGCTTAACTGATTGAAatcgtttttgtttttgaaggACTTATTTTTCGTACATGACATGAGAGTTTAGGTTCGTGACCACGATCTGTACGAAATTTATTAATGTCTGGAATATTGGTTCATTATTTTGATAGTTGCATAAGTACAAACGTACTTAGTTTTCTGTTATgtcatttttgttaaataatagtAGTAAATTAGTTCAAATCAAAtgacaaaaatagattttattcaatGCAATACATAAATCATTTAAGCGATTTTTTTGACGGTCCTCTTATTTATGCTACcccttcaaaaaaaattatctaatcTTGTGAAAAGAGGAATTCCCAATAAAATGTACACACGCGAAATCATATTTGGGTGTTTGTAGTGGGAGATCTTAAATACTATTTAcgttttattttgagttttacgATAAGAACTTTTGCCGAATTTAAGCATAAAATCTTTTTGATTGTATATAAATGTTGATTAGGTTTTGAAATATTGTTAGTTTCTCGAGGACAATAGAGAAAATGTGGTTTAAATTTTCGCTAGTAGCTTTAATCGCTTTGGTTGGCAGTGTTAGTTGCTTTCCCGAAAGTCGTGTTGTAAATGGCACCGCCACCGATGTTACAAAGTATCCATTTATAGTGTCATTGCGTGGTAGTACAGGCTCTCATTCCTGTGGCGCCAGTATAATCGCTCCACGTTGGATTTTGACAGCTGCTCATTGTGTCAGTGGTCGCTCGGCAAATCAAATTAATGTACAGTATGGTACTACTAGAATAAATGCCTTGGGCCCAAATGTTGTTGGCGTTAAACGTATTGTGATGCACGAAGGTTATGCTCCTGCTAAATCATATGCCAATGATATTGCCCTGTTGGAATTGGAACGTTCACTGGTTTACAATTACAAGACAATTGCTCCAGTTACATTGCCCGATTCATTCTTTGAAGTTTCCCAAACTAAACAGGGTGCTCCTGGCATTTTAGCTGGTTGGGGTTATGATGctgtaagtttttatttaatagaaacaattattacatatattaattcgtttgttttaattttagacTGGTGGCTATATCCAAAGCGTTTTGCAGGAGGtggatttgaaaatttattccgATAAAGACTGCAATGCTAAACATAATGGTACTACAACTTATCATCATATTTGTGCTGGTGTTGATGAGGGTGGTAAGGGTCAATGCTCCGGTGACTCCGCTGGTCCTTTGTTCCACAAGGGTTCCGTGCAATTGGGTATTGTTTCATGGAGTATTAAGCCTTGTACCGCAGCTCCTTATCCCGGTGTTTACACCAAGGTTTCTCATTATATCGACTGGATTTACAACCACATTAACTGATTATTATTTAagtatgtacataaaaaatatgaatttcaataaaattaactaCTATTATTGAAGTATTTGAAATTGTTACTTTTGAAACAAAGAGCATAGCATAGTGGCACAATAATATTCGCGATCAGTTTTGAACTTTCTCATAAGATCAACGTACAACGTACTTTTCAGCTCCTTTGAGTTAGTTTatgtcataataaaaaaaaatttactgaaatatattgcaaataatcttaaatatttgactttagaTCTCATCTTAAACTAATAgtaataaatacttatttaaccATAAAAATTAGCCGAACTTTCCGCATTATTTTAATCCAAATTGTATGTACTTAAGAGTTGCTATTTATCATATGAAGGGGTTTTATAATCTAAGAGTAGGAGCTGTTAGTTTTTATATACGTTACCTCCTATCATTAGACTTTTGTCAAATTTACAACTATAATAATATCTTGATTACACTTTCATTCTTACACACAACTTTTGATATTTCCATATAATAAAACTATCACGTTTTTgcgattaaaaatgtttatttaaaatgtgaaaaattaaacaagtgaAAAGCATACCCCAACTATCCCTCAAGAGTTTTTGACCACCATATGTcatgtcattccgtgtgtaacactGCAAAATATTCATTCAATACCTCGAAAAGTATGTAATTATTGATCCTTCGTTTCGTTTTATATcggtatttaaataatttaggtAGAAATTGAAAAGGACAATTGTAAAAGTACAAGTGTAGTTCTCTTAAAACGTTATACtttgattaaaattatataaaaataaaaacaaaaatccaaatgtataaaacaaatattttattacgaaaaatattaatgttcgaaaatttttcaACCTTCATATTTACTGACGTTAGTTATCCTCGGGTCAAAGTTGacacaaaaagaaaatagatatttttttgccaataaaaaaagtaagagagctatatacggccgaatcttatatacccttcaccgaaTTATactttaaccctttaatgcatattgttgccaattgtctacattccagctccacttaattttaaacgaatataagcttgatactaattcagattctaattcagaaaaatcaaatggagtacgaaaagtttcagctaacgaaattctaaatcaaactaaatttaaatgaaatataataaataaaaatcaactaaatatttgatactttatagaaaaataaaagtaaaaatcatgcatttaaggattaaaatacaaattttaaatatttttaagtaaaaaaatttaaattttttttcaaattttaattttatttttttttaaatttattagagaaacaaaatatatgacaaacaaatttttatttttttttaaaaattcgggttaaaaatattcttcccgattttgacccattttactatccttatatacatcgtagtaatggactttgaaatatatatcattagataaccATATTGTGTACATTAATGactagtaatacagatatacataaaaactaggtaaaaaatcgaggatgtcccgattttttgtgccgattttctcgattttaaatagcaaccggtcggaagaattcccaatattttgatgtatcaatcatgtttgtaagttatttggggactacggaaatttgatttcaacatacagacggacatggctatatcgacttcgttatcgcaaatgaaaaatgtagaaattacaaacggaatgacaaaattatatacccttgccacgtggtgaatgggtcaaatttgattTGATGCATAAAAAAATTGCTGTGGTATTTGCTCGGGGAACATTTaagttctgaaaatatttaaattaattgtgcgtaacaaaaatTCGTAATTTTTTCTCCGGGTCAAATATGAtccaaatttttgaaatttaaatttaaaaaattaaacaaaaaaaactacataatgtttcaaaacaaaaagattatcttaaaataataaaataccatttttaattctgatttaaaatagtacgaaattttaaatatttgtcgacatttcttttgtggttaggctgaaattattttaattaataattcaattcttcattcaatttctttttgttttgaaaaaataaatttaaaaaaaaaataattgattagaattgaagaaatattgaatcatttaacaaattttatcaagctattttgtaatggatttgaattaaaggaAACTTGATTCAATTCAATGCtataattaatgaattattaCTAACAACGAATTAATTTGTGGATTTGTtaatagaatatttaaaaatttaattaaaaataaattctttcgaACATTTGTTTCTGATTAATCAAGTATTTGTgaacttaaaatttattatgcAATTAATCAGGAGTATAAATAAAGATATAGATAtgaacaaagttaaaatttgaatgaatTGAATGTGTTGAATGAAAAACTAGACTTTAGTGATTCAACACCAGACGAagccattaaattttttttgttcatattatattaatttatatgtttatgttAAAACCAGCTTAGCTTCAAACACAAAGAAAGAATCGAGAATGTCGGTTCGATTCCCACTCaaggatttttttgtttttttagcaaCATATTCTTGTGTTTAAAACGCGGACAAAAATaactagtgtttcagtcaaataattaGTAGTCATCACTTACTTGcaggcttactaggtaagtagaGTTTTTGTTGGGTTGTTTtacatttaagaaattttaatttgactcaaattttgagcaaaattaatgcattaatttttttattttaattcgttGCAAATAATTGAAGACAATTGGCCAATTtccggaaaaaaattttgaaccgaCTTCATTTGCTTAATTTCCAGAGATATTAGCtgatttttcacttaaaatggAGGTCACAAAAACGGTTTCCTTTTTCTATTAAGGTCaagggtgtataagattcggtatagtcgaatagagcactACAACTGTGCTGTGTAAATCCCAACATTTTACCAACTGGGAAATTTTAACAATTCAGCagctataaaattttaacgataacaatatttttgattcATAAATCATTTAATCTGAACTGCAACAACACACAGATTTAATTCCATTCAATATAGAATTTGTACGATTTTATGGCGggcttttaatttatattaccaATTGTAACATTAAAATTATCTTATCATGTTTAAGCAGTTAGGTATTCTTGTACACACGTATCACAATGGCTGAGTGTTTGGTCATCTTTGGGTAaagattatattttatttcatattaaccAAGTGATAAGAACTTTTGCTGAATTTCAGCAAGAATTTTGTAGACCGCTAAAGTATAAAAGTGAAGTTAAGGGTTTGAGGCATTGTTAGTTTCTCGTGGAGAATAGACAAAAATGTGGTTTAAATTTTCGTTGGTGGCTTTGATAGCTTTGGTTGGCAGCGTTAGCTGTTTTCCGGAAGGTCGTGTTGTAAATGGTACCGCTACCGATGTTACAAAGTATCCATTTATAGTGTCCTTGCGTGGCGCCACCGGTTCTCATTCATGCGGCTCCAGCATTATTGCTCCACGTTGGATTTTGACAGCTGCTCATTGTGTCAGTGGTCGCTCGGCTAGTCAACTGAGTATACAATATGCCACCACTAAAATAAGTGCCAATGGTGAAAATGTTGTTGCCGTAAAGCGCATTATTATGCATGAGGATTACGCTCCATCAAGATCATATGCCAATGATATTGCTTTGTTGGAATTGGAAGGTTCATTTGTTTACAACTACAAGACACTTGCTCCAGTTACACTGCCCGATCCCTACTTCGAAGTTCCCCAAACTCAACAGGGTGCTCCTGGTGTTTTAGCTGGTTGGGGTTTAAATGCTgtaggtttttatttaaaagaaagtaTTATTAAATGGTTAATTTGTATGTTGCTTATAATTTCAGACTGGTGGTTACATCCAGAGCAATTTACAGGaagtgaatttgaaaatttattccgATGCTGAATGTAATTCTAGACATAATGGTGCTACAACTGCTGATCATATTTGTGGTGGTGTTGATGAGGGTGGTAAGGGCCAATGCTCTGGCGACTCTGGTGGCCCTTTGTTGTACAACGGTACCATACAATTGGGTATAGTTTCATGGAGTGTTAAGCCTTGTACCGTAGCTCCTTACCCCGGTGTGTACACCAAGGTTTCTCACTTTATCGACTGGATTTACAAGCATattaattgaaatgtttttacgtaatatataaatttgaatacaagtttaaatcaaaatattaagaTCTAAATTATTTTAAGACCATAAAAGACTAGATAATCTACAATTAAACCTAGAGCAGACTTTTCCACAATGGCatacaaaaataaaccaaacttaATTTTGTCGCTTTACTGTAGTTCATGAATGAACTAGTTCAGTTGAACGATTCATTTGTTTGAGGGAGTTTACAAATTGCTAAATCAAAATTGATCTAAATGTACGCTCTGAATTTAATACTTagtattgttgtttttctttttcacaATCATTCTAAAAGAATGCCGAAGAAATAATGACCAAATTGTATAGAATCCGTGGTCATATATGGCAACTAACTGCTACAGAAATCAGAAAAATGTTAATGAATtcatcattaaatatttttaaatcaaaaatatgaattgaattaaaaatttaatgaattaattttattattcattttcaTTGCAATTCCTTTTGGAATTCACTTTTAAttcagataaaaataaaaatatatactttgattcttaaataaaatgtttcttaaggtatttatagacggcaatactgagtattaatatttgtcaaaaactcaagtatcatacaatttcatcgtctaaacaaaatttgtattagaatttcaaaaaatacaaatgatttttttgatttacggtcggtattgaaaatttgtttaaaacaattcaaaaactttttattttcatatgtatcgggtatgtatttataaaaacaaataaggcaaacaaaaatgtaaagaaaatataaaataataaaaaaacaaagaaataaaatatttgtaatattatcgtgtaaacaataaatgttttttcgaaacgattttttgaaataccgactgatttcaataatattttaaatttgaaaagtgttaatactcagtattgccgtctataaatacttTTAGTTGCTTTTATGTACTCAATGGATTTAAAAAGGCTTTAGGAAAACTTTTTAATTCATCCAAAAGTTTTTCTTCAgtcgaacttaaaaatttaatgaaataattaattatttttttttttcattcatggCGAATTAAAAACCAAATATGATTCATTAATTTACAGCTCTCTATTATTCATGAtaaaggccctaattttgtaaatcaaaaacaaaatttcaaaaattttaaatatttgtttttgttttatatatcaatttggtgacgtgattagggacaaagtttttatttaggaTTTGGAAAACCTTTTGAGACACATTGaaagtgaaatttttataaagatgCTTATAGAAAACgttgttaattaatttaaaaattgattgattaagtttttaaatatgtatttataatttgaTGCTAAAATGTACAATAGTACTAAACTTTTCATCCATGCTATACATAATAAGATACATATGAACATTTACACGATTCCGAACGCTACATTCGTACgtctttgaattgaaaaaaataaagatttctgtatttttttcttatttacatttttcgATAGCATATTTGTATTACTATGTTTAATGCAAAATATAGGTTTTAtcgattagttttttttttcaatatattagcAATATAGTATCCCGAACGCGACAATATAACTTGTTTTCGACTGCCTCTAGAAACTCAGCGAATTGgaacataatttattttagcaacaaaaaatccaaaattgagttattgggagattattacttttttaaaggtAAATGAATCGTTTAATgcgaaaaacaattaaatactgCCCCCTATTATGATGAACCCAAGAAATCcgtgtttagtgcagaaagatgtgatgttttttgaactttaCTTTCTCAGAAgatttatacaacaaaaaagattttattcaaatagaccaataacaactttattattcaaattattacaaaaactaaatgtTCAAAACggtcacagaattctattccgatcaaaagtggatttattttagtatttttctttttcattttttactTCTGtggaatataattttgtttaatattattaggcaagcaagtttttaaaatatttatttttttcgaattaacagaattaattggaatataacgaaggtagaacaaaatcGAATGGAAATTGAAGACATTacgatacaaatgacaaatggttacaggtttgtatataaccaaaattaaaaatcgagtcagtttatatctttatattaaatttttataggatttttttatttgtatccaattacattttaaaaccaaagacattttttttggatttttaacgaagtctacattcttaaaatttaataatttgttctagtCTGAAATTCCCGGAATcccgaaaatttacaaaattaataccAATTTCCCGGGATATGAAAAAGTGCgcgaaaagaaaaactctaaatACAGCGTATGAagatgaaaatatatttcagaacaaatatctaaattgtttgaaatcaaatttccgaaggccccaaataaattacatacacgattcatacatcatttaaacatttaaaaaaaaaaacaattcgaaatttttttttccaaagaattaaaaacacaactttggaacaaaaaaattttgtttatctaaaaatatttaaaatttttattttgaagtataatttggtgaagggtatataagattcggcacagctgaatatagctctcttacttgtttttaaattatttattgttgaTAGAAACTTTATAAGTTAAGTGCTTCATGATCCTAAATATGTTAGCAATAAATACTAAAGAGAAAATGTCAATAAAAGTaactaagaaaaaatatattttcagttaatttttCGTATGATAACAACTCAGACtataaatttacacattttcttactataatgttagaaaaaatcattttaatttgtGGAAATATCCCAATATCAATGAATTTCAAACTATTTATAGTTCTTctctttaaaaagctttaattttaatgaatgtAATTCTCCTTAGCCAGGACATTTACCAGGAAATTTTAACAACATAACGTAGTTAAGCAAAATTTAACAGGTTTCTGTTATGTAAAACTGCTTCCACAaacaagcaacaacaataataatttctaaatgaaattttccTCTTTATGTTGACATATACACAAGGATGGATGTGTGTGTATAGTCGTAGTTTTGTACGGTTGCTTGTGAGTGCGTGTGTGTTGGCATTCGTTGAGATTCGTGTATTTGTGTTGGGCACGTTCGTGGCTGTGTGTTGAAAGTGTGTTAAAAGGCATGGCTTACGACTGCAGCATCGTGTAAGCAGTGTTTAGTCTTCGATAACGAGTTCAACGTGTATGGCGTAAAGcggaacaaaagaaaaacagaaacaaacaaatagaacaaacaaaataaagcaaaaataataacggtttaataataatacaaacaaaaaaaaacagcaaatttaAAGTTGGTTTACTTTGtagttttgtaatcaaaagatttaaaacacataaaaaataaCTAAGAGCGACAACATTTGGcaaagataataaaaaaagtgaGGTGATcattgaaaaaagaaaacacaacattttaatttaaaaagagtGCAAGTACAAACATAACAAATTGCTTTACAAAACTGTGCTTGCATAATTTTAAACACAACTTAAACGaaacacaaaaagaaaaacaacgcCCCTTATCCGTCAACTATTTAATCAACAAAAACACAAAGTGCATGAATGTCATCGCATCAAAGCAACTGTCTGTTtgcaattttatagtttttgtaatTGTAAGGCAACTGTTGATGTTGTCATTTTGTGTCGCTTTGTTGTTTAATTAGtgttaatgattaaattttggGTTAAAGtactattaacaaaaaaaaaacaaacatttatcgCCAACAACCTTCATGTGTGAAtagtattttcatttaaattgaaaacaaattaaaatttttctttaatttaaagaaataacacAGGTTTTTGGCATTTACTTGCGAAaattatatagttttatttaattttcatgtaaataatgaaaaccaatttttattaaaagtttgtaAAAAATCATAACAACATTTATTCTAAGAAATATAACTATTTGCATCTTTACATACTGTGTGCATTAACTCCTCCCCTTATCATTGTTTAACCAATacaaagacttaaaaagctgcACTATCTAGGTGTAAAGGACTAAAGCACTTTacaccaaaaataaaaagaaataagtcTCTAGTACATATTTTGTATTCATACTTGTTTTGGCCACATGCCAGGATTTAATTTGTATCATAATGTTCTGTGTTCTATTTTCTATTGTAAGGAAAATTAAAttagataaaatcaatttaaaattgtaaatttaataacaacaaaataatatctaaatatgtatttcaaatgtgCTTTTGTGTAGATTTCTTAAATGTTGaatatatgtgtgtatgtattttcGAAAGATAAATTATGAatagaataatttttaacaatttcaattaatttgcaAAACAAAGTAAGAGTTtagttttatacaatattttagcaTTAATAGATTATCTAAAGAAAGCCTACGTTAATAAAACTCTGTTAAACCAAAATTATTCAGGAGTTATCATATAGCAATTCTGGTTTATTGAAGCCCACATATGGAATCCATAGAGTTCGGAAATACTTCTAatttttctcgatcacttcgtttagtacttttttttattaaaaaatgtagtgAAATAAAGACTTTCTTACCCcaagtaacacgaagtctggttatgtgttaactaatataactggttatgtgttaactaatataACTACCGAccatataactattagttaacacataaccaggcttcgtgttaagctgggtttccgcatacactgtaatcggcgccgataacgaaaactgaaactgaaaaacgttggtgttcgtcaccgtcaccgtctcgtttctgaattgttttcgtttcagttggtgCTGTGcagcataaaacagaaacgaaattattttttaagttgtcatttggaaattaaatagaattacattatttttgacaaaatctattattttttcctcttccaataaagaaaatttatttttttattcattttgattttctttaaatttgaaataaaaaaataattaaaataatttcgttcctacagcaccgaaaacaacttACTTGAAGTTATTTTCGTttcggccccaaatgacaggtttttcgttactgatcggtgccgtttcgttgtcaattttcgttgccgttttctgaaacgaactttttttcggtgcaaatgtatggaatttcgttttcattgccgattacggtgtatgcggataTGTAGCTGTAATGGGGGTTAAagtaacaatttcaaaaaatcataagCATGTTGTTTccaatggattttttttattttactactagCTTAACCAATTGCTCTTTCCTATCCctatcgtagtaaaataaaataatgtgaaaggactttataaaaaatgataagatagctattcggacaaagtttgaattatctaataattatagatctcaagatatttagaaataactaatttctttgtttgttaGGTGACTTCCGAACCCTAAAATAGTTTGTTAAACCTCATGCAGTTATTAGAAATTGAATCGAGTAAAGTTtaaagactttcacaattatagttttcCAGATATtccaaattaactatttactttgtatgggaaatgccacgcccactaattcaATCCACACCATTTTCAGGCAAactacagtagcccaagaaagtctacatacaggaaaaatgattatgttactttaatttaaagcagtttttttatttttttttgtgagctATATAATAATACATGGCTTATGTcgattatagcaaaaaaattcaaataacgcccaaaatttcaccgttattagagttattgattctgagtaaaataacgaaaaaattaTTCTCGGTCACacctacttttgggtgggcggggctattaagtttcgtaatattttgaacattaaagcccaaaaaacctaaaaaaaatttcgttatttgactcagaatcaaaaattctaataacaatgaaattttggacgtgataggaaatgttgctaaaacgacttaagtgatgttgttttaattttttttggtgtgaatttattttttttacaaatatatttcattacttttaacttacaaatacagctttcaacgaaagaaatttaatttgaattcctgtatgtagactttatttgGCTACTGTATGTAAAATGCTAAGAGAGCTATTTGGACAAAGTTCGAAGAATATCGCAATTATAGTATTCatgatatttagaaatatctatgtatttactttgtatggtaggagactcaccccctgttccgattcttcccattttttttattaaacttcatgtagtgatatgaaattgattcatctTTGAAGatattcacaattatagtactccagttatttgaaaataactatttactttgtatgataggGGCCACatccactaatccaatcccccCATTTCCAGCCAAACTCCGTAAAGCGATAAGAAATATACTTTTACGAttatagttatccagatattcaaaaataattatttactttgtaaggTGGAGCCATACCCCGTTCGGATCCGTCACATTTTGGGTTAGACTTCATGCTCTGACAAGAAATTGATTCGTGTAATGTTTGAAGACTCTCACAATTATAggtctgcagatattcgaaaataactatttgcgTTGCCCATTTATCCAATTCCCGTCCATTTTCAGCCAAGATGCGCAAATTGGTACCGAAGTAAATTCAgcaaactatttactttgtatgggaagtgacacgcccacttgaaatttcaaaataaaagtagtctattgttccttccagataAAGGCAAACATACAGTCCAAATTTCAAGAGGACTGGTCCAGTGGTTTAGGCTCCTATAAGTCACAgacaaacaaagaaataaataaaagacctatattaatttttaatagatttaaattagattcatctttcaaacaaaagaaacaattttaaaattactttgaaacgaaaatatttatgatatttaGAATATGCAATCTAAAGAATACCATTATTTCACTAACACGAAGTGTTGGAGTTCAACAAAACAGATAAAACTGAATAGCTACATGAGAACACctgcatattttttcattcactTCTGCATAACTGtgcactttaaaataaattaaatttgtatacatgA
The nucleotide sequence above comes from Calliphora vicina chromosome 1, idCalVici1.1, whole genome shotgun sequence. Encoded proteins:
- the LOC135948691 gene encoding mite allergen Der p 3-like; its protein translation is MWFKFSLVALIALVGSVSCFPEGRVVNGTATDVTKYPFIVSLRGATGSHSCGSSIIAPRWILTAAHCVSGRSASQLSIQYATTKISANGENVVAVKRIIMHEDYAPSRSYANDIALLELEGSFVYNYKTLAPVTLPDPYFEVPQTQQGAPGVLAGWGLNATGGYIQSNLQEVNLKIYSDAECNSRHNGATTADHICGGVDEGGKGQCSGDSGGPLLYNGTIQLGIVSWSVKPCTVAPYPGVYTKVSHFIDWIYKHIN
- the LOC135948693 gene encoding mite allergen Der p 3-like, whose product is MWFKFSLVALIALVGSVSCFPESRVVNGTATDVTKYPFIVSLRGSTGSHSCGASIIAPRWILTAAHCVSGRSANQINVQYGTTRINALGPNVVGVKRIVMHEGYAPAKSYANDIALLELERSLVYNYKTIAPVTLPDSFFEVSQTKQGAPGILAGWGYDATGGYIQSVLQEVDLKIYSDKDCNAKHNGTTTYHHICAGVDEGGKGQCSGDSAGPLFHKGSVQLGIVSWSIKPCTAAPYPGVYTKVSHYIDWIYNHIN